The proteins below come from a single Cryptococcus neoformans var. neoformans JEC21 chromosome 14 sequence genomic window:
- a CDS encoding transcription factor, putative produces MSSLSSTSLEDARPSPPAYAPRAQACVRCHLRKRKCNRALPRCGACERANAECQVYNKNHDQGLIEEIRSLKNRIAWLEDIVIKVDPQWADIVTIPTGQALPARGQYHPQPPSVPPLSETDDQASFLCQSRQKSTISSIPNVFSHVVRHTPLNHCYPETFLYMTPLPLQTIDDHLRVDLSTFNSIQVTPAPETPFSTRVQSLNILSFEDAIELVKRYTGDHKFSHQVTSFQQLEHDAKLVYSEEGLSNSDYYASRFRLFIVVYLSGILGYKKTDLTAWRRYRKMAMMEIPHILVHEDLTCVQALTLLASVAIYESDLNVWRILGMASHTAIAINLHRKDEIFLPPYLVTMDPPTVERFNEQRKNIFWTLYVLDRLVLSCFGYPPSIRDDDIDIDHPICPPTTGPSPSSELCHAIIGRRLLGQIHESLYSPSVRPNENGEQIVANFVNQVQLWYCASPLKAAFVRLSDSVIKRQCLDDMFYHDMMITLHQPSSLLPRVSSAYIDTLYQSACISLDLYAHYTSEDHVIRHWIHLHRVFKTCIVLIYCWIEQRSQVELEEATLEDILRRVHLCQEVLGRFSACPQAETLAMTFNTLVSPFVEGAGGAQSIDQNLFIMH; encoded by the exons ATGTCTAGCTTATCATCTACATCTTTAGAAGACGCCCGgccctctcctcctgcaTATGCACCACGAGCCCAAGCTTGCGTTCGGTGCCATCTCAGAAAACGAAAG TGTAATCGAGCTCTTCCAAGATGTGGTGCATGTGAGAGAGCAAACGCCGAGTGCCAAGTATATAACAAAAACCACGATCAGGGTCTCATCGA GGAGATCCGCTCTCTCAAGAATCGGATAGCATGGCTCGAGGACATTGTCATAAAGGTTGATCCTCAATGGGCAGACATAGTGACTATACCGACGGGGCAAGCTTTGCCCGCACGGGGACAATATCATCCCCAGCCGCCCTCTGTTCCTCCCTTATCAGAAACCGACGATCAGGcatccttcctttgccAAAGCCGTCAAAAGTCAACAAtatcttccatccccaacGTCTTTTCCCATGTCGTCCGTCACACACCACTGAATCACTGTTATCCGGAGACATTCCTGTATATGACGCCATTGCCGTTACAGACTATTGATGACCACTTGCGAGTGGACCTCTCGACGTTCAACTCGATACAAGTTACCCCTGCCCCAGAGACCCCTTTCAGTACGAGAGTCCAGTCACTCAACATACTGTCCTTTGAAGACGCAATAGAGCTTGTCAAGCGCTACACTGGAGATCACAAGTTCTCGCATCAAGTGACCAGTTTTCAGCAACTAGAACATGATGCCAAGCTTGTGTACTCGGAGGAAGGTCTATCCAATTCCGATTACTATGCCAGTCGTTTCAGGCTTTTCATTGTTGTCTATCTATCGGGCATCCTTGGATACAAGAAGACTGATCTCACAGCTTGGAGACGGTACAGAAAAATGGCGATGATGGAGATACCCCACATTCTGGTTCATGAAGATCTG ACTTGCGTCCAAGCTCTCACACTTCTTGCATCGGTAGCGATATATGAGTCGGATCTGAATGTTTGGCGCATCCTTGGCATGGCTTCCCACACAGCTATAGCTATCAACCTGCATCGTAAAGACGAGATATTCCTGCCGCCATATCTAGTCACAATGGACCCACCCACCGTTGAGCGGTTCAACGAGCAACGGAAAAACATCTTTTGGACATTATATGTCCTAGATCGTCTAGTGCTGTCTTGCTTTGGATATCCTCCATCTATAcgggatgatgatatcgatATTGAC CATCCTATTTGCCCGCCCACCACCGGCCCGAGCCCATCGTCTGAGCTGTGCCATGCCATCATTGGTAGGCGACTTTTGGGTCAAATCCATGAATCACTGTACTCTCCGTCTGTACGGCCTAATGAGAATGGCGAGCAGATAGTAGCCAATTTCGTCAACCAAGTTCAGCTATGGTATTGTGCAAGCCCACTGAAGGCGGCGTTTGTTCGTCTTTCGGATAGCGTCATCAAGCGCCAG TGCTTGGACGATATGTTCTACCATGACATGATGATCACGCTCCACCAGCCGTCATCCCTTCTCCCGCGCGTATCTTCAGCTTATATCGACACCCTTTACCAATCTGCCTGTATTTCACTAGATCTATATGCCCATTATACATCAGAAGATCATGTAATCCGCCACTGGATCCATCTCCACAGAGTTTTCAAGACCTGTATTGTCTTGATTTACTGCTGGATTGAGCAGCGCTCTCAAgtggagttggaagaggcgaCACTCGAAGATATATTGAGGAGGGTCCATCTGTGTCAAGAAGTGCTTGGTCGATTCAGTGCGTGTCCACAGGCAGAGACTTTGGCTATGACATTCAACACCCTTGTATCTCCTTTCGTAGAAGGAGCAGGCGGTGCACAAAGCATAGATCAGAACTTGTTCATTATGCATTGA
- a CDS encoding expressed protein encodes MSDPSQRILIVGAGVFGLSTALFLARRGYKDVTVIDRISLEVNQYRPDAGCDGASADINKVFRTGYGVRHMYEKLAFQALPVWQEWNATIRNSSPEELPTGLTPDDDLLVQCGVMRLGEGKELDDYHAQCLQGAIEEGHRDDVYLINDAHDLARAAQKDKNSPGMHWASKLQRYGVLIGGNIHGMLDMEGGFTRADKSCLYALHLCKKAGVKFILDQKNGAFDKFIHEGKTILGVVTKDGKEHRADKTIVAAGGWTASIVPEVSSLLETTAGSLCFIDIPENRPDLRKKYSPAEFCGWSLKLKADPGDHEGSYRSMGGFPADPNGRLKFGFRATKFTNYETLPNGQKISVPRTAFTEKNIDNIPKKALDAIKSNIMALYPDLAEFGLTGTRMCWYTDSIDCHFLADYVPDTNESLFIASGGSGHGFKFLPIFGENFVNQLEKKGDEFTQYWKWRSAIPGESANGLEEGPDGPRTLDKAALATRADWKFDTDRIVDKPATCRADCKFDTDGVVDKLAECTV; translated from the exons ATGTCCGACCCATCGCAAAGGATTTTAATCGTAGGCGCTGGGGTCTTTGGTCTCAGTACTGCTCTGTTCCTTGCTCGACGAG GTTACAAAGACGTCACTGTCATTGATAGGATTTCATTGGAAGTCAACCAGTACCGCCCAGATGCTGGTTGTGACGGGGCTTCCGCCGATATCAACAAGGTCTTCCGAACAGGCTACGGCGTTCGCCACAT GTACGAGAAGCTCGcttttcaagctcttcccGTTTGGCAAGAATGGAATGCGACTATCAGGAACTCCTCTCCTGAGGAGTTGCCCACCGGTCTTACTCCTGACGATGATCTGCTCGTTCAGTGCGGGGTGATGCGTCTgggagaaggcaaagagcTTGACGATTACCATGCGCAATGCTTACAGGGAGCCATTGAGGAGGGACACCGGGACGACGTCTATCTCATC AATGATGCCCATGACTTGGCTCGAGCAGCTCAGAAGGACAAAAATTCTCCCGGGATGCATTGGGCCTCCAAGCTTCAACGTTACGGAGTATTAATAGGGGGCAATATCCACGGTATGCTTGATATGGAAGGCGGTTTTACTCGAGCCGATAAG TCTTGTCTTTATGCCCTGCACCTTTGCAAGAAGGCCGGAGTCAAATTCATCCTTGACCAGAAAAACGGTGCATTCGACAAATTCATCCATGAAGGTAAGACTATACTGGGTGTAGTTACCAAGGATGGCAAAGAGCATCGAGCAGACAAGACCATTGTCGCTGCTGGAGGGTGGACCGCTTCTATTGTTCCAGAGGTCAGCAGTCTGCTTGAAACCACCGCCGGTTCTCTGTGTTTTATCGATATCCCGGAAAACCGTCCCGACCTTCGCAAGAAATATAGCCCTGCTGAATTCTGTGGCTGGAGCTTGAAACTAAAGGCCGACCCGGGAGATCATGA GGGCTCTTACAGGTCTATGGGTGGTTTC CCTGCAGACCCCAATGGCCGACTCAAGTTCGGCTTCCGAGCTACTAAATTTACCAATTACGAGACCCTTCCAAACGGGCA GAAAATTTCCGTCCCCCGCACTGCCTTTACCGAGAAAAATATAGACAACATCCCCAAGAAGGCCTTGGATGCGATCAAGAGCAACATCATGGCCTTGTATCCCGATCTCGCCGAGTTTGGGCTGACTGGTACGAGG ATGTGCTGGTACACAGACTCCATTGACTGCCATTTCCTTGCTGACTATGTGCCTGATACGAACGAATCCTTGTTT ATCGCTAGCGGAGGCTCAGGTCATGGATTCAAGTTCTTGCCCATTTTTGGAGAG AATTTCGTCAATCAACTcgaaaagaaaggagatgagTTTACCCAGTACTGGAAGTGGCGCAGCGCAATTCCCGGAGAAAGTGCCAATGGCCTTGAGGAAGGACCAGATGGTCCCAGAACTTTGGATAAGGCTGCTTTGGCTACACGGGCGGATTGGAAGTTTGATACGGATAGGATAGTTGACAAGCCTGCCACGTGCAGGGCGGATTGCAAGTTTGATACCGATGGGGTCGTTGACAAGCTTGCGGAGTGCACTGTGTAA
- a CDS encoding Rds1 protein, putative, with the protein MLSAPVLASVFALASALVGAAPTGNLTASPPPQGGINTTADSPAPVYAPDSDFDYQSLALALHQEWIELDLFHYGLVRFSDAEFEQYGINAEQRSLIEFMADQEVGHATLISNMLGASGAPKQCTYNYSSAFETVPEYIDFCQRLTRWGESGVYGFLPHLDSRPAAQLLLQSITTEARQQMIFRQFEGLFPMPVYFEVGVPQNFAWTLLSRYITSCPSENKPLEWNIFPTLEVVNGPSGIDVGFQSEPYPSGGPAITHNRTALSYPGMQVELSWEAPGSVVGPYNQSTKVGAQVNLTNTTDLYVGWISQLNTTYTPLNVTSNMTGTTIQPNATVFEETPNDQIVNGTSFVVIVSNPLHVTPFNLSLINDYVVAGPALYQAS; encoded by the exons ATGCTTTCCGCGCCAGTACTTGCTTCTGTATTTGCCCTTGCCTCGGCGCTCGTTGGCGCTGCCCCAACTGGCAATCTTACTGCTTCCCCCCCTCCTCAGGGTGGAATCAATACCACTGCCGATTCTCCTGCTCCCGTCTACGCTCCTGATTCAGATTTTGACTACCAGTCACTGGCCCTCGCTCTCCACCAGGAGTGGATTGAGCTCGATCTTTTC CATTACGGTCTTGTTCGATTCTCTGATGCTGAGTTTGAGCAGTATGGTATCAACGCAGAGCAGCGATCGCTCATTGAGTTCATGGCCGATCAGGAGGTTGGCCACGCCACTTTGATTTCCAACATGCTTGGTGCTTCTGGAGCTCCCAAGCAATGCACGTACAACTACTCGTCGGCATTCGAGACTGTTCCCGAGTACATCGACTTCTGTCAGCGCCTCACTC GTTGGGGAGAGTCTGGAGTCTATGgtttccttcctcacttGGACTCCAGGCCCGCTGCtcagctcctccttcaGTCCATTACGACCGAGGCCAGGCAACA GATGATCTTCCGTCAGTTCGAGGGCTTGTTCCCTATGCCTGTCTACTTTGAGGTTGGAGTTCCTCAAAACTTTGCCTGGACTTTGCTCTCCCGCTACATcacttcttgcccttcgGAGAATAAGCCTCTTGAGTGGAAC ATCTTCCCTACCCTCGAAGTCGTCAACGGACCTTCTGGCATTGATGTTGGCTTTCAATCGGAACCTTACCCCAGCGGAGGTCCTG CTATCACACACAATCGAACTGCACTCTCGTACCCTGGAATGCAGGTTGAGCTATCTTGGGAGGCTCCAGGATCCGTCGTCGGGCCTTACAACCAGTCGACCAAGGTAGGAGCTCAGGTTAACCTTACCAACACTACCGACCTTTATGTCGGATGGATTTCACAGCTT AACACTACCTACACTCCTCTTAACGTCACTTCCAACATGACCGGCACTACCATCCAGCCCAACGCAACCGTCTTTGAAGAGACCCCCAACGACCAGATCGTCAACGGAACGTCCTTCGTCGTTATCGTTTCGAACCCTCTCCATGTCACTCCCTTCAACCTCTCGCTCATCAACGATTACGTCGTCGCTGGTCCTGCCCTCTATCAGGCCTCATAG